A window of Drosophila subobscura isolate 14011-0131.10 chromosome E, UCBerk_Dsub_1.0, whole genome shotgun sequence contains these coding sequences:
- the LOC117892180 gene encoding queuosine salvage protein, with translation MISKSLSPRESGAHIIEHAKHVRVLPEGIKKLSKEILEGLQSKRICVDNFSQHELHPNPEDGKPDAYTGAADWVFVLDTLNFCFWTPNNYTKYKVNGYTGYFALCAAIKRAIAEGVDVTNAKFYSEIDMKTVEHIFRSDDGETKIPLIQKRIECLHEVGNSLLKKYDGRFENVIKAADKSAVRLLELIVEEFPCFRDQADFAGKRVSILKRAQILVGDIWSCYRGKGLGLFHDIDQITMFADYRIPQVLVHFGSLEYTPELLEVLKADTILENGDPMEVEIRGASIYIIEQVRDEVMKALKQDHPEISPDNVNSVVIDQYLWDYRRQHQADLEHIPFHKVLSIYY, from the exons ATGATAAGCAAGAGCCTAAGTCCCCGAGAGTCCGGAGCGCACATCATAGAGCATGCCAAGCACGTTAGAGTGTTGCCTGAAGGCATAAAAAAGCTGTCTAAGGAGATTCTGGAGGGCCTCCAGAGTAAACGCATATGCGTGGACAATTTTTCGCAACATGAGCTGCATCCCAATCCGGAAGATGGCAAGCCTGATGCTTATACAGGAGCCGCCGACTGGGTTTTCGTCTTGGATACCTTGAACTTTTGCTTCTGGACACCGA ATAACTACACCAAATACAAGGTAAATGGCTACACGGGATACTTTGCGCTGTGTGCAGCCATCAAAAGGGCTATAGCTGAAGGCGTAGATGTGACGAATGCCAAATTCTACTCGGAAATCGACATGAAGACGGTGGAGCACATTTTCCGATCGGACGACGGAGAGACCAAGATACCGCTGATCCAGAAACGCATCGAATGTCTGCATGAAGTGGGCAACAGTCTGCTAAAGAAGTACGATGGGCGCTTTGAGAATGTGATCAAGGCAGCCGACAAGTCGGCGGTGCGTCTACTTGAGCTGATTGTGGAGGAGTTCCCCTGTTTCCGGGACCAGGCAGACTTTGCTGGAAAACGCGTTTCCATCCTGAAGCGGGCTCAGATACTTGTGGGCGACATTTGGTCCTGCTACAGGGGCAAGGGCCTGGGCTTGTTCCACGACATCGATCAGATCACCATGTTCGCCGACTACCGCATTCCACAAGTGCTGGTGCACTTTGGCAGCTTGGAGTACACGCCAGAATTGCTGGAAGTGCTTAAAGCGGATACAATTCTGGAGAACGGTGATCCAATGGAGGTGGAGATACGCGGCGCGTCGATCTACATAATCGAGCAGGTCAGGGATGAGGTGATGAAAGCCTTGAAGCAAGACCACCCAGAGATATCGCCAGACAACGTAAATTCCGTTGTCATTGACCAGTATCTCTGGGACTACAGGCGCCAGCACCAGGCAGACCTGGAACATATCCCATTCCACAAGGTCTTGAGCATTTACTATTAA
- the LOC117892187 gene encoding 60S ribosomal protein L29, whose translation MAKSKNHTNHNQNKKAHRNGIKRPMRKRHESTMGMDVKFLINQRYARKGNLSREESVKKYNERIAAQQGKPKPITL comes from the exons ATGGCCAAGTCAAAGAATCACACAAACCACAACCAGAACAAGAAGGCCCATCGCAATGGCATCAAGCGCCCAATGCGTAAGCGCCACGAGTCCACCATGGGC ATGGATGTCAAGTTCCTGATTAACCAGCGGTACGCACGCAAGGGTAATCTGTCGCGCGAGGAGTCCGTGAAGAAGTACAACGAACGCATCGCCGCACAGCAGGGCAAGCCCAAGCCCATTACTTTGTAG
- the LOC117892183 gene encoding ceramide-1-phosphate transfer protein has protein sequence MSVNTSIETVNTNVECFDIEKVAELFASCLLDEDDVLMDIYLAAYEEIMKFFQLMGTIFGFVSSDVRNKIDILYELRKTDNESQTHFETFKGMLLHERDANLLTAKGYVSGSRTLLRLHRGLEFFYEFLKRLQDLQSDEKTASVCRTAYDDTLGKHHAFLIRKGARLAMYAMPSRGDLLDRVCHDVPSAVAMLPKMLQNTRKAYDRTEQLYTLYDLHNLP, from the exons ATGTCTGTAAATACTTCAATAGAGACGGTTAATACGAATGTTGAATGCTTTGATATTGAAAAAGTTGCCGAGCTGTttgccagctgcctgctggaTGAAGATGACGTCCTCATGGATATCTATCTGGCGGCCTACGAAGAAATTATGAA GTTCTTCCAGCTTATGGGCACCATTTTTGGCTTCGTGAGCAGTGACGTTCGCAACAAAATAGATATTCTTTACGAGCTGCGAAAGACTGACAACGAGAGCCAAACGCATTTCGAGACCTTTAAAGGAATGCTGCTTCATGAGAGGGATGCTAATCTGTTAACGGCTAAAGGCTATGTCTCGGGTAGCCGCACTCTACTGCGTCTCCATCGTGGCCTTG AGTTTTTCTACGAGTTTCTGAAGCGTCTGCAAGACCTGCAAAGCGATGAGAAAACCGCTAGCGTGTGTAGAACGGCCTATGACGACACACTTGGTAAGCATCATGCATTTTTAATACGAAAGGGCGCCCGCCTGGCCATGTATGCGATGCCATCGCGTGGAGATCTGCTCGATCGCGTATGCCATGATGTGCCCAGTGCCGTTGCGATGCTGCCCAAAATGCTTCAGAACACCCGGAAGGCCTACGACCGCACGGAACAGCTCTACACGCTATACGATCTCCATAACTTGCCCTAG
- the LOC117892182 gene encoding SAGA-associated factor 29 — MPLTAESAAQQIQDRLKDIQQQIHIVDEERRRAENSISTLVRSLQTNNAKVKPLLKASMLETSQEEATIRAALAKIHEIRSIRNERRIQARNAGNKEAIRRGALMKMVQLSAQTLPLFVSKPGERAPALCGAIPAEGNYVAKVGDNVAALAKGIDEEENWILAEVVQFLHRQNKYDVIDIDEEQKDRHVLSKRKVIPLPLMRANPETDGHALFPKDTVVMALYPQTTCFYKAIVHRLPATATEEYDVLFEDSSYMNGYAEPLPVAQRYVIAYRPTKKGASSGSGNLSSA; from the exons atgccGCTAACTGCAGAAAGTGCAGCTCAACAGATTCAG GATCGCCTGAAAGATATTCAACAACAGATTCACATTGTGGATGAGGAGCGACGCCGGGCAGAGAACTCAATTTCCACTCTAGTACGTTCGCTTCAGACAAACAATGCAAAGGTGAAACCCCTGCTAAAAGCCAGCATGTTGGAGACCTCGCAAGAGGAGGCCACCATCCGAGCCGCTCTCGCGAAAATCCACGAAATTCGCAGCATTCGCAATGAGCGTCGCATTCAGG CTCGCAATGCTGGCAACAAGGAAGCCATTCGCCGTGGAGCCCTCATGAAAATGGTCCAACTATCTGCCCAAACGTTGCCTCTGTTTGTGAGCAAGCCAGGCGAGCGTGCTCCAGCCTTGTGCGGAGCTATTCCAGCCGAGGGCAACTATGTGGCCAAG GTGGGCGACAACGTAGCCGCTCTGGCAAAGGGCATCGATGAAGAGGAGAACTGGATACTGGCGGAGGTAGTACAGTTTTTGCATCGCCAAAATAAGTACGATGTGATTGATATTGATGAAGAGCAAAAGGACCGGCATGTTCTCAGCAAAAGGAAAGTTATTCCGCTGCCCCTGATGCGTGCCAATCCGGAGACCGATGGCCACGCTCTATTCCCCAAGGACACAGTAGTGATGGCTTTGTATCCACAAACGACCTGTTTCTACAAAGCTATTGTCCACCGCCTGCCTGCGACTGCCACAGAAGAGTATGATGTGCTCTTTGAGGACTCTTCCTATATGAACGGCTATGCAGAGCCTCTGCCCGTGGCCCAGCGCTATGTCATTGCGTATCGTCCCACGAAAAAAGGGgctagcagtggcagtggaaatcTATCATCGGCTTAG
- the LOC117892172 gene encoding probable multidrug resistance-associated protein lethal(2)03659 — MDASKQTNPKRATNPFLKANIISKWLFLWMRNVFAKGRHEQLDANELYEHLPSYDSECLTRHLQPHWEQESRKKSPSLMCLIFRVYGWQFVPVCVLYSALEIAIHSFQPLLLGGLISYFAQGQTTISKESAYLYAMGIVLCSLVTSLVFHPFMFYVFAVGTRIRLACAGLVYRKCLRASASSGEGLGGQAISVMSIDLSQFDLTFYFFHDLWKGPVEACIFGYIMYLQIGWTSLIGIAFIVILIPLQAWAAKAAAHFRSQSAKHRDERVKLMNEIISAIQVIKMYAWEKSFGRLIAAVRQLEVKAIRGSMSIYAALQCTNMISKISLFLSLIAYVYVGDVVTAKKVFILSSYYSLLNDSLLHYWPMAITTWAQTLVSAGRVVDFLQQTEKPTEEGCCQDNPGLQLETLSEKEKPMKRGRLHCVKSEVKSLSFKNVSASWDKPSTKQRRRPHIQGISFDAKSDQFVGIVGNVGSGKSTLLHAILGEIELMEGRVEIHGRISYAAQEPWVFQGSIRENILFVEPYDEQRYRSVIHACQLERDLELLPRGDATVVGERGISLSGGQKARIALARAVYRQADIYLFDDPLAAVDAQVGKLLMDKCFNRLLSGKMRILVTHHVQLLKHVDHLLLLESGCLTQQGSYDQLKDVISHHAALDLEAIEADKQQVKRVLSQVDRTSKLSTKSNEADATTEQNDDEDTHAERQLQGAVSYETYKSYFRALGAPFLVCLVLAMFILARGCQAAMDIFISRWATWEEDRSYDSVDEYEATRTKMVTWYTVLLLCTLALYLLRTFGFFFMCLRISLRLHDQLYHGIIRAWMHFFNVNPSGRVLNRFSSDIQSVDVTLPQAMMDSLQFLVDFVAVLVIVAIANYWLLIPAAIMALLLYLCRSLYIGASRSLKRIESMTRSPIYSHTNQTFHGHTTIRSMDAMPQLEQTFHGHQNTNSSALFLYVSANRAFSFWTDLICVVYILAVTFSFLVINQTFYSGDVGLAITQSMTLVIMCQWGMRQTAEMENNMTSVERVLEYAQMPSEPPLETAASVKLPAEWPQAGHLRFKELRMRYSPEEEDILRGLNFESQPMEKIGIVGRTGAGKSSIIQALFRLAVNEGSIEIDGQDIAQLGLHDLRSRISIIPQDPVLFSGTLRFNLDPFGEKSDEAMWSALDDVKLKKYVSSLDGGLACRMQDGGSNFSMGQRQLVCLARAILRQNRVLVMDEATANVDSETDGLIQETIQTKFAKCTVLTIAHRLHTVMDNDSVLVMDAGQIVEFGAPHKLLQRPGSALLKLVSQNDAPTVKYLKRIAAESYIRRNKDGSLPEVDERLVE, encoded by the exons ATGGATGCATCCAAGCAGACGAACCCTAAACGGGCGACAAATCCatttttaaaagcaaatatCATCTCCAAGTGGTTATTCCT GTGGATGCGTAACGTGTTCGCCAAAGGCAGACACGAGCAGTTGGACGCCAACGAGTTGTACGAGCATCTGCCAAGCTACGACAGTGAATGCCTGACCAGACATCTGCAGCCCCACTGGGAGCAGGAGTCGCGGAAGAAGAGCCCCAGCCTTATGTGCCTGATTTTCCGCGTCTACGGCTGGCAGTTTGTGCCCGTTTGTGTGCTCTACTCAGCGCTGGAGATAGCCATACA TTCCTTTCAGCCTTTGTTGCTGGGCGGCCTGATCTCCTACTTTGCCCAGGGACAGACGACCATTAGCAAGGAGAGCGCGTACTTGTATGCCATGGGCATTGTTCTGTGCTCGCTCGTCACCTCCTTGGTGTTTCATCCATTCATGTTCTACGTGTTTGCAGTGGGCACACGGATACGGCTGGCCTGTGCCGGCCTTGTCTACAGGAAGTGTCTGCGCGCCTCGGCCAGCAGTGGTGAGGGTCTGGGCGGCCAGGCCATCTCCGTGATGTCCATCGATCTGTCGCAGTTCGATCTCACCTTCTACTTCTTTCACGATCTGTGGAAGGGACCCGTGGAGGCCTGTATCTTTGGGTACATCATGTACCTGCAGATTGGCTGGACATCCCTCATTGGCATAGCCTTCATTGTGATACTGATTCCCCTCCAGGCATGGGCGGCCAAGGCAGCGGCCCACTTCCGTTCGCAGTCGGCCAAGCATCGGGATGAGCGCGTCAAGCTGATGAATGAAATAATCAGCGCCATTCAGGTGATCAAGATGTATGCCTGGGAGAAGTCTTTCGGGCGATTGATTGCCGCCGTGAGGCAGCTGGAGGTGAAGGCTATTCGTGGATCGATGAGCATCTACGCGGCGCTGCAGTGCACCAACATGATCTCGAAGATATCGCTCTTCCTCAGCCTCATTGCCTATGTCTATGTGGGCGACGTCGTCACCGCCAAGAAGGTGTTCATACTCTCCTCCTACTACAGTCTCCTGAACGATTCCCTGCTGCACTACTGGCCCATGGCCATTACCACCTGGGCACAGACACTGGTGAGCGCTGGCCGCGTCGTGGACTTTCTGCAACAGACCGAGAAGCCCACGGAGGAGGGCTGCTGCCAGGACAATCCcggactgcagctggagacgctgtcggagaaggagaaacCCATGAAGAGAGGTCGCCTGCACTGCGTAAAGAGCGAGGTGAAATCCCTCAGCTTTAAGAATGTCAGCGCCAGTTGGGATAAGCCCAGCACGAAGCAACGCCGCAGGCCGCACATCCAAGGCATCAGCTTCGACGCCAAGTCGGATCAGTTTGTGGGCATCGTTGGAAACGTGGGATCCGGCAAGAGCACGCTCCTCCACGCCATTCTCGGTGAGATCGAGCTGATGGAGGGACGGGTGGAGATTCACGGACGGATCAGCTATGCCGCCCAGGAGCCATGGGTGTTCCAGGGCAGCATCCGCGAGAACATTCTCTTTGTGGAGCCGTACGACGAGCAGCGCTATCGTTCGGTGATCCATGCCTGCCAGCTGGAGCGGGACCTGGAACTGCTGCCGCGTGGCGATGCCACTGTTGTGGGTGAGCGAGGCATCAGCCTGAGTGGAGGACAAAAGGCAAGGATTGCTCTGGCCAGGGCTGTCTATCGCCAGGCGGACATCTACCTCTTCGACGATCCACTGGCGGCAGTGGATGCCCAGGTGGGCAAGCTGCTGATGGACAAGTGCTTCAATCGGCTGCTCAGCGGAAAGATGCGCATTCTGGTCACACACCATGTGCAGCTGCTCAAGCATGTGgaccacctgctgctgctggagtcggGCTGCCTCACGCAGCAGGGCAGCTACGATCAGCTGAAGGATGTGATCAGCCACCATGCGGCCCTCGATCTGGAGGCCATCGAGGCGGACAAGCAGCAGGTGAAGCGAGTGCTTAGCCAGGTGGACAGAACCTCCAAGCTGTCAACCAAAAGCAACGAGGCTGACGCCACCACCGAACAGAATGACGATGAGGATACGCACGCCGAGCGTCAGCTGCAGGGAGCCGTGAGCTACGAGACATACAAATCCTACTTCCGGGCACTGGGTGCTCCGTTCCTCGTGTGCCTGGTGCTGGCCATGTTCATACTCGCGCGCGGCTGCCAGGCGGCCATGGATATCTTCATTTCGCGCTGGGCCACCTGGGAGGAGGATCGCAGCTACGACTCTGTGGATGAGTACGAGGCGACGCGCACCAAGATGGTCACCTGGTacacggtgctgctgctgtgcaccCTCGCCCTGTATCTGCTGCGCAcctttggcttcttcttcATGTGTCTGCGCATCTCGCTGCGGCTGCACGATCAGCTCTACCACGGCATCATTCGCGCCTGGATGCACTTCTTCAATGTGAATCCCTCGGGTCGCGTGCTCAATCGTTTTTCCAGCGACATACAAAGTGTGGATGTGACCCTGCCGCAGGCCATGATGGATTCGCTTCAGTTCCTGGTGGATTTTGTGGCTGTTCTGGTGATTGTGGCCATTGCCAATTATTGGCTGCTCATTCCAGCTGCCATAATGGCGCTGCTCCTGTATCTCTGTCGGTCCCTCTACATAGGAGCCAGTCGCAGCCTGAAGCGCATCGAGAGCATGA CTCGAAGTCCCATCTACTCCCATACGAATCAAACGTTCCATGGTCACACCACCATACGATCGATGGACGCCATGCCGCAGCTGGAGCAGACCTTCCATGGACACCAGAACACAAACTCTTCGGCCCTGTTCCTCTACGTGAGCGCCAATCGGGCCTTCTCCTTCTGGACAGATCTCATCTGTGTGGTCTACATCCTGGCCGTCACCTTCAGTTTCCTGGTGATTAACCAAACGTTCTACAGCGGCGATGTGGGTCTGGCCATTACGCAGTCCATGACTCTGGTGATTATGTGCCAGTGGGGCATGCGGCAGACGGCAGAGATGGAGAACAATATGACCAGCGTGGAGCGGGTGCTGGAGTACGCACAAATGCCGTCGGAGCCTCCACTGGAGACGGCTGCGAGTGTGAAGCTTCCGGCCGAATGGCCACAGGCGGGTCATCTTCGTTTCAAGGAGCTGCGCATGCGTTACTCACCCGAAGAGGAGGACATACTGCGGGGCCTGAACTTTGAATCGCAGCCCATGGAGAAGATCGGCATTGTGGGACGCACGGGAGCGGGAAAGTCCTCCATCATTCAGGCTCTGTTTCGTCTGGCTGTCAACGAGGGCAGCATCGAGATCGATGGCCAGGACATTGCCCAGTTGGGTCTGCACGATCTGCGCAGTCGCATATCGATTATACCCCAGGATCCCGTTCTGTTTTCGGGCACACTGCGCTTCAACCTCGATCCGTTTGGCGAGAAGAGCGACGAGGCGATGTGGAGTGCCTTGGATGACGTGAAGCTAAAGAAATATGTGTCCAGTCTGGATGGAGGTCTGGCCTGTCGCATGCAGGATGGTGGCTCCAATTTCAGCAtgggccagcggcagctggtCTGCCTCGCCCGTGCCATACTCCGACAGAATCGGGTTCTCGTTATGGATGAGGCAACGGCCAATGTAGACAGCGA GACTGATGGCCTGATCCAAGAGACAATTCAGACAAAGTTTGCCAAGTGCACAGTCCTCACCATTGCCCACAGACTGCACACGGTGATGGACAACGACAGCGTTCTGGTCATGGATGCTGGACAGATCGTTGAGTTCGGGGCACCGCACAAGCTGCTACAGCGTCCCGGGAGTGCTCTGCTCAAGCTCGTCAGTCAAAATGATGCGCCCACCGTGAAGTATCTCAAGAGGATTGCCGCCGAAAGTTACATCCGCAGAAACAAAGATGGTTCTCTGCCAGAAGTCGATGAAAGATTGGTCGAATGA